A stretch of Geobacter sp. DNA encodes these proteins:
- a CDS encoding universal stress protein, translating into MEDLKSILVVSRMTTYCQEAVHCGVSLARKFNAELSIIHVIHNPFGLEGWNLPIVSLEKEYQELMRKAKEDLDRILKNERSEGLAVKELIRKGNPTEEILKAVKELNIDLLIMLSHEEWRLEHFLFGRSNEEIIRKMPCSVLLVKKEPKPIHW; encoded by the coding sequence ATGGAAGATCTCAAGAGTATATTAGTTGTAAGCAGAATGACTACTTACTGCCAAGAAGCGGTTCATTGTGGGGTTTCACTCGCCCGCAAGTTCAATGCAGAGCTTTCAATAATCCACGTAATTCACAATCCGTTCGGTCTCGAGGGTTGGAACCTGCCAATCGTTTCGCTGGAGAAAGAGTATCAGGAATTGATGCGGAAAGCTAAAGAAGACTTGGATCGGATACTCAAAAACGAACGAAGTGAGGGACTTGCGGTAAAAGAGTTGATCAGGAAAGGTAATCCTACGGAGGAGATATTGAAAGCAGTGAAAGAACTGAACATAGATCTTCTCATTATGCTTTCCCACGAAGAATGGCGACTTGAACACTTCCTTTTTGGTCGCAGCAATGAGGAAATCATCCGGAAGATGCCATGTTCCGTCTTGCTAGTTAAGAAAGAACCAAAGCCGATTCATTGGTAA
- a CDS encoding plasma-membrane proton-efflux P-type ATPase, with amino-acid sequence MPRDELFASLGSSPDGLSENENNRRLLEYGYNELQEERVSSIRKFLASFWGPIPWMIESAALLSAIVRRWEDFGIILVLLLVNSIVSFWEEHQAGNAIAALKEQLALKAKVRRGGEWQIVPSRELVPGDVIRLRLGDIVPADAYLIEGEPLEIDQSALTGESLPVGRGQEEKVFSGTIVKRGEGNAIVVATGSETVFGKTAQLIDKGRSVSHFQRAVLKIGDYLIVVAIALVALILTVAFFRGDPIGVSLQFALVLTVAAIPVAMPTVLSVTMAVGARLLASRQAIVSRLAAIEELAGMDILCSDKTGTLTKNELVIGDPYCFEGVEPESVMLAAALASRSEDSDPIDLAVLNGLPEVSTLKNYRMSRYIPFDPVGKRTEAEMIDPDGTIFQVSKGAPQVIVDLVAPESAARNRIDAAVEVFAKRGFRSLAVARKEKGGEWCFLGIIPLFDPPRDDSRQTIEAARRMGTNVKMVTGDQLAIAREVSTQVGLGSRILDATIFTGSDYREATRLADIIENADGFAQVFPEHKFHIVEVLQQQGHIVGMTGDGVNDAPALKKADVGIAVSGATDAARAAAAIVLLSPGLTVIIDAITESRRIFQRMTSYTLYRISETIRVLLFITFSILVFNFYPVTAVMIVLLALLNDGAILAIAFDHAETSDAPQKWDMPVVLGVATVLGIVGVIASFGLFYLAEQLSHLGRDVIQSIIYLKLSVSGHLTIFAARTKGPFWSTRPAKALVVAIIGTQLIATTLAVYGIFMAPIGWFWGGTVWLYSLAWFLIEDRAKLAAYRIFNREIPGLLEKHP; translated from the coding sequence ATGCCACGTGACGAACTCTTTGCCAGCCTTGGATCTTCGCCTGACGGGCTTTCGGAGAACGAAAATAACCGCCGCCTCCTTGAGTACGGTTACAACGAACTTCAGGAAGAACGTGTCTCGTCCATTCGAAAATTTCTTGCATCCTTTTGGGGCCCAATACCCTGGATGATTGAATCGGCGGCTCTTCTTTCGGCAATCGTTCGTCGCTGGGAAGATTTTGGAATTATCCTCGTACTCCTTCTGGTAAATTCCATTGTCAGTTTCTGGGAAGAACACCAGGCCGGAAATGCCATTGCTGCCCTTAAAGAGCAGCTTGCGCTCAAGGCAAAGGTGCGACGAGGCGGGGAATGGCAGATTGTGCCTTCCAGGGAACTGGTGCCTGGAGATGTAATCCGGCTCCGATTGGGGGATATCGTTCCCGCTGATGCCTATCTCATTGAGGGAGAGCCGCTCGAGATTGATCAATCAGCCTTGACTGGTGAATCGCTTCCGGTTGGCCGCGGTCAAGAGGAAAAGGTTTTCTCTGGGACTATCGTAAAACGGGGTGAGGGTAATGCCATTGTTGTTGCAACAGGAAGTGAAACAGTTTTTGGCAAGACTGCCCAACTTATTGATAAGGGCAGGTCGGTAAGCCATTTTCAGCGAGCCGTCCTGAAAATCGGGGATTACCTTATAGTTGTTGCCATTGCACTCGTAGCACTAATTCTTACCGTTGCCTTCTTCCGTGGGGACCCAATCGGTGTGTCCCTGCAGTTCGCATTAGTGCTGACCGTAGCTGCAATACCAGTGGCAATGCCAACGGTCCTTTCGGTGACCATGGCTGTCGGTGCACGATTACTTGCAAGTCGCCAAGCAATTGTCAGCAGGCTCGCCGCCATTGAGGAACTTGCAGGGATGGACATCCTCTGTTCCGACAAAACCGGCACATTGACCAAAAATGAGCTTGTTATTGGAGACCCGTATTGTTTCGAAGGAGTTGAGCCTGAATCGGTAATGCTGGCGGCAGCCTTGGCTTCCCGGAGTGAAGATTCCGATCCTATTGACCTTGCAGTTCTGAATGGACTGCCGGAAGTATCGACTCTAAAAAACTATCGGATGTCACGATATATCCCCTTTGATCCGGTCGGCAAAAGGACCGAGGCGGAGATGATAGATCCCGATGGAACAATCTTTCAGGTTTCCAAGGGTGCCCCGCAAGTGATAGTGGATCTTGTTGCCCCTGAATCAGCGGCCAGAAATCGGATAGACGCTGCGGTGGAGGTTTTTGCAAAACGTGGGTTCCGTTCTCTGGCGGTAGCCCGGAAAGAAAAAGGTGGGGAATGGTGTTTCCTGGGGATAATCCCTCTCTTTGATCCACCCCGGGATGATTCCCGGCAGACTATAGAAGCAGCTCGGCGAATGGGGACGAATGTGAAAATGGTGACTGGTGACCAGCTTGCCATTGCTCGTGAGGTATCCACGCAAGTCGGTCTTGGCAGCAGGATCCTTGATGCCACTATCTTTACGGGCAGCGATTATCGTGAGGCAACACGCCTCGCTGATATCATCGAGAATGCCGATGGGTTTGCACAAGTCTTCCCAGAGCATAAATTCCACATAGTGGAGGTACTGCAACAACAGGGGCACATCGTGGGGATGACTGGCGACGGTGTAAACGATGCACCAGCACTTAAAAAGGCCGATGTCGGCATTGCTGTATCCGGGGCAACCGATGCGGCACGAGCCGCAGCAGCCATAGTCCTCCTTTCTCCTGGACTCACAGTTATAATCGATGCAATCACTGAGAGCCGCAGGATTTTTCAAAGAATGACCAGCTACACCCTCTATAGGATCTCAGAGACGATTCGGGTACTCCTGTTCATAACCTTTTCGATTCTAGTCTTCAACTTTTACCCGGTAACGGCAGTCATGATTGTTCTCCTGGCCCTATTGAACGATGGAGCTATCCTTGCCATTGCCTTCGACCATGCGGAAACTTCTGATGCCCCGCAAAAATGGGATATGCCGGTTGTCCTTGGGGTTGCCACAGTGCTCGGTATCGTTGGGGTCATTGCTTCTTTCGGCCTTTTCTATCTTGCTGAGCAGCTTTCGCACCTTGGCCGTGATGTCATTCAGTCCATAATTTACTTAAAACTCTCGGTGTCGGGGCACCTCACCATATTCGCAGCTCGCACCAAAGGTCCATTTTGGAGTACTCGACCTGCTAAAGCGCTTGTAGTTGCAATCATTGGAACGCAACTTATTGCAACCACATTGGCAGTTTACGGAATCTTCATGGCCCCCATCGGTTGGTTCTGGGGGGGGACGGTCTGGCTCTATTCTCTCGCCTGGTTCTTGATCGAGGATCGGGCAAAACTGGCTGCATATCGCATTTTCAATAGAGAAATCCCTGGTCTTCTAGAGAAACACCCTTAA
- a CDS encoding DUF481 domain-containing protein, with protein MKVNSCRLIYLSILLLVFPVCSAEADEIRMKNGDRLTGKIVRMEKDLLIFKTVYADEKLNIAWKEVDCISSDQSLPVEFQNNEFLIGKISCAERGKIQVESTLLGKSLPTPLDQLLAVSPSTYSGLFNLGGSLNSGNTDTKALNIATRFQVKTHKHRFTVDAKYNYGEANGEITSRNSLGSLKYDFFTFEKLYTYAQSLTEQDSFANLNLRNTEGLGIGYQFFDTRQLSFFTETGVSYFNEDVKVGEDKRDAAGRWAAGFEWEAVPKRLKLFHRQEGYFSFSINSVVLRTEQGFRLPLIDSVAANFEVDYRYNSLPEAGKKNSDLNLIFGLTYEYAYW; from the coding sequence ATGAAAGTTAATAGCTGTCGGCTAATTTATCTCAGCATTCTGTTATTAGTGTTTCCAGTCTGCTCAGCTGAAGCCGATGAGATCCGGATGAAAAACGGAGACCGTCTCACAGGCAAAATAGTGCGAATGGAGAAGGATTTACTCATCTTTAAGACAGTTTATGCAGATGAGAAGCTTAACATTGCCTGGAAAGAGGTTGACTGCATTAGCTCTGATCAAAGCTTGCCCGTCGAGTTCCAGAATAACGAATTTCTCATAGGGAAAATCAGCTGCGCGGAGAGGGGTAAAATCCAAGTTGAAAGCACTCTTTTGGGAAAGTCTTTACCGACTCCGCTAGATCAGTTGCTTGCTGTCAGCCCTTCAACCTATTCTGGGTTATTCAATCTTGGAGGCAGTCTCAATAGTGGCAATACAGACACCAAGGCACTGAACATCGCAACTCGTTTCCAGGTCAAGACGCATAAGCACCGCTTCACTGTGGATGCCAAGTATAATTACGGCGAGGCAAACGGGGAGATTACTTCACGCAATTCGTTGGGAAGTCTCAAGTACGACTTTTTTACCTTTGAAAAACTGTACACCTACGCACAATCACTCACTGAACAGGACTCTTTCGCCAACCTCAATCTTCGCAATACCGAAGGACTCGGCATTGGATATCAGTTTTTCGATACACGACAACTCAGTTTCTTTACTGAGACTGGAGTTTCCTACTTCAACGAGGATGTGAAAGTCGGCGAGGACAAACGTGACGCGGCAGGCCGCTGGGCCGCAGGTTTTGAATGGGAAGCTGTGCCTAAACGCCTCAAGTTATTTCATCGTCAAGAAGGTTATTTCAGTTTTAGCATTAACTCGGTAGTCCTGAGAACTGAACAAGGGTTCCGTCTGCCACTTATCGACAGCGTTGCCGCCAATTTTGAGGTCGATTATCGTTATAATAGCTTACCCGAGGCGGGGAAGAAGAATTCAGATCTGAATCTGATTTTCGGACTTACCTACGAGTACGCTTACTGGTAA
- the trkD gene encoding potassium transporter Kup (Responsible for the low-affinity transport of potassium into the cell; involved in potassium ion uptake under hyper-osmotic stress at a low pH), whose product MRKVKLRSPISSGSDTPREDTKDQRLPFLALASLGVVYGDIGTSPLYALRECFHGSHSLPPTPENILGILSLVFWSLTLVISIKYLLFLMQADNRGEGGILALLALLTPRSQLSPKQLRYILPLGLIGASLLYGDGVITPAISVLSAVEGLKIAAPALEGFIVPITIIILITLFLFQRRGTAGVGVVFGPVMVLWFATIAILGIGGILRSPNVLLAVNPLYGVLFFKENGLFAFQVLGSVFLVVTGGEALYADMGHFGPRPIRLMWFTFVLPALLLNYFGQGAILLVRPDDVTEPFYHLAPQWGLYPVVILATMATVIASQAVISGAFSLTRQAMQLGYSPRFRLIQTSSEEIGQVYLPTVNTVLMITTLMLVVGFGSSANLAGAYGVAVTTTMVITTILAFFLMVKQWHWRLASACALTGLFLVIDLSFFSANLLKIVHGGWFPIIAGVGVFTLMTTWQRGRNVLNQRLQGEREPLENFLATLAESPPHRVPGTAVFMTGRPVGTPPMLQHHLTHNQVLHEQVIILTVLTEEVPRVPAAERLTEMEMQMGFTRVIVRYGFMQSPNVPVALRQCESFMRPLDLDRVTYYLARETIISTSLESGMMRWQEHLFSFMSRNALTATSFFNIPPGQVVELGQQVEI is encoded by the coding sequence ATGAGAAAAGTCAAGCTCCGTTCCCCCATTTCTTCAGGCTCTGATACACCCAGGGAGGATACCAAAGACCAACGTTTGCCTTTTCTGGCACTTGCGTCGCTCGGGGTCGTGTATGGAGATATCGGCACAAGTCCCTTATATGCTCTCAGAGAGTGCTTTCATGGCAGTCATTCATTGCCTCCTACACCTGAGAACATTCTGGGGATACTCTCTCTGGTTTTCTGGTCACTCACTCTCGTAATCTCCATTAAATATCTGCTTTTCCTCATGCAGGCTGACAACCGCGGGGAAGGCGGGATACTTGCGCTTCTTGCACTTTTGACCCCGCGAAGCCAGTTATCACCAAAACAGCTGCGGTACATTCTCCCACTTGGACTTATTGGTGCGTCCCTTCTCTATGGCGACGGGGTGATTACACCCGCAATCTCAGTCTTAAGTGCCGTAGAAGGGCTCAAAATTGCTGCACCTGCGTTGGAGGGCTTTATAGTCCCAATAACAATCATTATTCTCATTACACTCTTCCTCTTTCAGCGGCGGGGAACCGCAGGTGTCGGGGTTGTGTTCGGTCCGGTAATGGTGCTCTGGTTTGCCACCATTGCGATTCTCGGGATTGGCGGCATCCTGAGGTCACCAAACGTTTTATTAGCAGTGAATCCATTGTATGGCGTGCTGTTTTTCAAAGAAAATGGTCTGTTCGCTTTTCAGGTACTTGGTTCGGTTTTCCTTGTGGTGACCGGTGGAGAAGCACTCTATGCCGATATGGGGCACTTTGGGCCGCGTCCGATCCGACTCATGTGGTTCACTTTTGTCCTTCCTGCCCTTCTCCTCAACTACTTTGGTCAAGGGGCCATCCTCCTTGTACGACCTGACGATGTAACGGAACCATTCTACCATTTGGCTCCTCAATGGGGGCTTTATCCAGTCGTGATACTCGCCACTATGGCGACGGTCATTGCATCCCAGGCAGTTATATCGGGGGCCTTTTCCCTGACCCGGCAGGCGATGCAGCTCGGGTACAGTCCAAGGTTCCGTCTGATTCAGACCTCATCGGAAGAAATCGGGCAGGTATATCTTCCCACAGTAAACACGGTACTCATGATTACCACTCTCATGCTTGTCGTAGGGTTCGGGTCGTCGGCAAATCTCGCGGGAGCCTACGGTGTTGCCGTGACCACAACCATGGTGATCACGACTATTCTTGCTTTTTTTCTCATGGTAAAGCAGTGGCATTGGCGACTTGCTTCAGCCTGCGCCCTCACCGGGCTTTTTCTTGTAATCGACCTCTCTTTTTTCAGTGCGAATCTTCTTAAAATTGTTCATGGTGGCTGGTTTCCCATCATTGCTGGTGTCGGCGTCTTTACTCTCATGACAACATGGCAACGGGGAAGAAATGTTCTCAACCAGAGATTACAGGGGGAGCGGGAGCCACTAGAAAATTTCCTCGCCACACTGGCAGAATCACCACCCCACCGTGTACCCGGAACGGCGGTTTTCATGACCGGGCGACCTGTCGGAACTCCCCCAATGCTCCAGCATCACCTTACTCATAACCAAGTACTGCATGAACAGGTAATTATCCTCACCGTCCTGACGGAGGAAGTTCCACGGGTTCCTGCAGCTGAGCGGTTGACAGAGATGGAAATGCAGATGGGTTTTACCAGGGTCATTGTTCGCTACGGTTTTATGCAGAGCCCCAATGTCCCTGTTGCATTACGACAGTGCGAATCGTTCATGCGCCCACTAGACCTGGATCGTGTCACCTACTACCTTGCCAGGGAGACTATTATTTCGACATCTTTGGAATCGGGAATGATGCGGTGGCAGGAGCATCTCTTTTCCTTCATGTCCCGGAACGCCTTAACTGCCACTTCATTCTTCAACATCCCCCCCGGACAGGTAGTAGAACTAGGTCAGCAGGTGGAAATATAA
- a CDS encoding type II toxin-antitoxin system HipA family toxin, with protein sequence MARPRLSADLYVYMNGRKVGCLTRSASGRLLFTYGQEWLDSELRRPLSLSMPLTPETYAGDVVESYFDNLLPDSQPIRNRIQARFAAGSNRCFDLLWHVGRDCAGALQLFPEDITAVDVQRVEAVPLSDAEIADTLRNYQTMPLGMGRDRDFRISIAGAQEKTAFLLHEDKWCLPVGTTPTSHIFKLPIGMIVHSGMDLSDSVENEWLCHLILKEYGLAVANAEIRTFDNVKVLVVERFDRRWAEDRSWLIRLPQEDMCQALGVPPVLKYESDGGPGMERIMTLLLGSSEGLTDRKTFMTLQVLFWLMGAIDGHAKNFSVFLLPGGNYRLTPSYDVISAYPLLAKRQLERQNLKMAMAVKGKSSHYQWQKILHRHWLSMAARCRFPVEEMAAVIDELLERMDEVIANVSSRLPASFPAEVGEAVFDGMRDARDRMRRSKNP encoded by the coding sequence ATGGCACGCCCCCGCCTGTCGGCAGACTTGTATGTTTATATGAACGGCCGAAAAGTGGGCTGTCTGACCCGCAGTGCCAGCGGCCGGCTTCTTTTCACCTACGGTCAAGAATGGCTAGATTCGGAGCTGCGCCGACCGTTATCACTCTCCATGCCGCTTACCCCTGAAACATATGCCGGCGATGTTGTCGAAAGTTACTTCGACAACCTTCTACCCGACAGCCAGCCCATCAGAAACCGGATTCAGGCACGATTTGCCGCCGGCTCGAATCGATGCTTTGACCTGCTATGGCATGTGGGGCGGGATTGCGCCGGTGCCCTGCAACTCTTTCCCGAAGATATTACAGCAGTAGATGTGCAAAGGGTTGAAGCCGTCCCTTTAAGTGATGCTGAGATAGCCGACACTCTGCGCAACTACCAGACCATGCCTCTCGGGATGGGTAGAGACCGGGATTTCCGCATCTCCATTGCCGGGGCACAGGAAAAGACCGCCTTTCTGCTCCATGAAGACAAGTGGTGCCTCCCGGTAGGGACTACACCGACCAGCCATATCTTTAAGCTTCCCATCGGCATGATCGTTCACAGTGGCATGGACCTGTCCGACAGTGTCGAAAACGAATGGCTCTGCCATCTCATCCTGAAAGAATACGGGCTGGCAGTAGCAAATGCGGAGATCAGAACCTTCGATAATGTGAAGGTCCTGGTCGTCGAACGGTTTGACCGACGCTGGGCCGAAGACCGGTCGTGGCTGATTCGCCTCCCTCAGGAAGACATGTGTCAGGCGCTTGGTGTACCACCGGTGCTGAAGTATGAAAGCGATGGCGGGCCAGGGATGGAACGAATCATGACGCTCCTGCTCGGTTCCTCCGAAGGATTGACCGACCGGAAAACGTTCATGACATTGCAGGTACTGTTCTGGCTCATGGGGGCCATTGACGGCCATGCGAAGAACTTCAGTGTCTTCCTGCTGCCGGGTGGCAATTATCGTCTGACGCCGTCCTATGACGTCATCTCTGCCTACCCGTTACTGGCAAAGCGGCAGCTGGAGCGGCAAAATCTGAAGATGGCGATGGCGGTCAAGGGGAAGAGCAGCCATTACCAATGGCAGAAAATCCTACATCGGCATTGGCTGTCCATGGCTGCCCGCTGCCGCTTCCCGGTGGAGGAGATGGCCGCTGTCATCGACGAGCTGCTGGAGAGAATGGACGAAGTTATTGCTAACGTTTCAAGCCGGTTGCCGGCATCCTTTCCTGCGGAGGTGGGAGAGGCAGTTTTCGACGGAATGCGTGATGCGCGGGATCGTATGAGACGCTCAAAAAATCCCTGA
- a CDS encoding helix-turn-helix domain-containing protein has translation MSQKILSPDALGVALRAERKKRKLSQTEVGKSVGIDQPTISRVEKGNPGTELGTLFRLLAALDLELIIQPRQHPANEAKGDAW, from the coding sequence ATGTCCCAGAAAATTCTCTCTCCGGATGCTCTTGGCGTGGCCTTACGCGCCGAGCGGAAAAAGAGGAAGCTAAGCCAGACAGAAGTCGGCAAGTCTGTCGGCATTGACCAGCCAACCATATCACGCGTGGAAAAAGGGAATCCGGGCACGGAACTGGGAACCCTCTTTCGCCTACTGGCCGCTCTTGACCTGGAGCTGATAATCCAGCCGCGGCAACACCCGGCAAACGAAGCCAAGGGAGATGCCTGGTAA
- a CDS encoding SPOR domain-containing protein: MVLDYRERKPVTKNKPKRQPVGIFGLVILVAVLISYVLGVASGWFAHSYRASRQAAAQAAAAAIGAPDKPAAATDPRLGTAPLTKGGEVPLTFYETLPKGQGGVVIGSGINPRHPEQPPAAPPVKPAPQASPPASSSAPQAAQKPAAPPSSPAQQSAPEKVVVPQPKASAPAAKAPAPAVKAPAMPVKQETAATKPASTGDTKRYAVQVASYRERKEAETIRGRLAAMGQEAYIVEVRVPEKGVWYRVNAGKHLRKQEAQALATKLGSGAVPIPE; encoded by the coding sequence ATGGTACTCGATTACCGCGAACGAAAACCTGTCACAAAGAACAAGCCGAAGCGCCAGCCGGTCGGGATATTCGGCCTGGTGATCCTGGTTGCCGTGCTGATCTCCTATGTCCTCGGCGTTGCCTCGGGCTGGTTCGCCCACAGCTACCGTGCCAGCCGGCAGGCAGCCGCGCAGGCCGCAGCAGCCGCGATCGGGGCGCCGGATAAACCGGCCGCTGCCACGGACCCCCGGCTGGGAACGGCACCGCTGACCAAGGGTGGCGAGGTGCCGCTCACCTTCTACGAAACCCTTCCCAAAGGGCAGGGGGGCGTGGTTATCGGCAGCGGCATCAACCCCAGGCATCCGGAGCAGCCACCGGCGGCGCCTCCGGTCAAGCCTGCTCCCCAGGCGTCTCCTCCTGCCAGTTCTTCCGCACCCCAGGCTGCGCAGAAGCCCGCTGCCCCACCGTCTTCCCCGGCGCAGCAGTCAGCACCGGAAAAGGTAGTAGTTCCCCAGCCCAAGGCCTCCGCTCCTGCAGCCAAGGCGCCTGCGCCAGCGGTCAAGGCTCCTGCAATGCCGGTCAAGCAGGAGACTGCCGCAACCAAGCCCGCTTCAACCGGCGATACGAAGCGCTATGCCGTCCAGGTTGCCTCCTATCGCGAGCGCAAGGAGGCCGAGACGATCCGGGGGCGACTGGCAGCCATGGGTCAGGAAGCGTATATCGTCGAGGTCCGGGTGCCGGAAAAGGGCGTCTGGTACCGTGTCAATGCGGGTAAACACCTCCGAAAGCAGGAAGCTCAAGCACTCGCAACCAAGCTGGGAAGCGGCGCCGTGCCCATTCCCGAATAG
- a CDS encoding arginine--tRNA ligase has translation MKGRVHEVIVAALAECHAEGLLTSGAYPSFAVERPAHAEHGDFATNLAMQLAKPERKAPRAIADVLVGKLSARTDIIARVEVAGPGFINFFITPAAWQQTLLEIEQAGDGYGKSSIGNGAKVQVEFVSANPTGPLHIGHGRGAATGDTICRLLAATGWDVTREFYYNDAGQQIANLALSVQARCLGIEADDPRWPADGYQGDYIRDVARSYLAGETVEAGDQHVIATGDPHDLDAILRFAVAYLRREQDLDLTAFDVGFDVYYLESSLYADGRVDDTVRRLKESGYTYEQDGALWLRTTEFGDDKDRVMQKSDGGYTYFVPDVAYHLAKWERGFSRVINEQGADHHSTITRVRAGLQALGVGIPQGWPEYVLHQMVTVMRGGEEVKISKRAGTYVTLRDLIDEVGRDATRFFFVMRKPDAQLVFDIDLAKEQSNDNPVYYVQYAHARICSIFDMAAQKGIVPDFAACPLHRLDGEEEAAVIRTLASFPEVVEGSAQAFEPHRIVYYLLELAGQFHSYYNRNRVVTEDLEQTTARLFLLKCIATTLKNALGLLGVSAPERM, from the coding sequence ATGAAGGGAAGAGTCCATGAGGTGATTGTCGCGGCCCTCGCCGAATGCCATGCAGAAGGGTTGCTGACCTCGGGAGCGTATCCCTCCTTTGCGGTGGAACGGCCCGCCCATGCCGAGCATGGCGATTTCGCCACCAACCTGGCGATGCAGCTGGCAAAGCCGGAGCGGAAGGCGCCCCGTGCCATTGCCGACGTCCTGGTGGGAAAACTGTCTGCACGCACGGATATCATCGCCAGGGTGGAGGTTGCCGGCCCCGGCTTCATCAACTTCTTCATCACCCCGGCTGCCTGGCAGCAGACCCTGCTGGAGATCGAGCAGGCCGGCGACGGCTATGGCAAAAGCAGCATCGGCAACGGGGCAAAGGTCCAGGTGGAGTTCGTCAGCGCCAACCCCACCGGGCCGCTCCATATCGGCCACGGCCGCGGCGCCGCCACCGGCGACACTATCTGCCGGCTCCTCGCCGCCACCGGCTGGGACGTGACCCGCGAATTCTACTACAACGATGCCGGCCAGCAGATCGCCAACCTGGCGCTGTCGGTACAGGCGCGCTGCCTCGGGATCGAGGCGGACGACCCGCGCTGGCCCGCCGACGGCTACCAGGGCGACTATATCAGGGACGTGGCCCGCAGCTACCTGGCTGGTGAGACCGTGGAGGCGGGCGACCAGCACGTCATTGCCACCGGCGACCCCCACGACCTGGATGCCATCCTCCGCTTCGCCGTCGCCTATCTGCGCCGCGAGCAGGACCTGGATCTCACCGCCTTCGACGTCGGTTTCGACGTCTATTACCTGGAGTCGAGCCTCTATGCCGACGGCCGGGTGGACGACACGGTGCGGCGGCTCAAAGAGAGCGGCTACACCTACGAGCAGGACGGCGCCCTCTGGCTCCGCACCACCGAGTTCGGCGACGACAAGGACCGGGTGATGCAGAAGAGCGACGGCGGCTACACCTATTTTGTCCCCGATGTCGCCTATCACCTGGCAAAGTGGGAGCGCGGCTTTTCACGGGTCATCAACGAGCAGGGGGCCGACCACCACAGCACCATCACCAGGGTCCGGGCCGGCCTGCAGGCGCTCGGCGTCGGCATCCCCCAGGGGTGGCCGGAATATGTGCTGCACCAGATGGTCACGGTCATGCGGGGGGGCGAGGAGGTCAAGATCTCCAAGCGCGCCGGCACCTATGTCACCCTGCGGGACCTGATCGACGAGGTGGGGCGCGACGCCACCCGCTTCTTCTTTGTCATGCGCAAGCCGGACGCCCAGCTGGTCTTCGATATCGACCTGGCCAAGGAGCAGAGCAACGACAACCCGGTCTATTATGTCCAGTACGCCCATGCGCGGATCTGCAGCATCTTCGACATGGCTGCCCAGAAGGGGATTGTGCCCGATTTCGCCGCCTGCCCGCTACACCGGCTCGACGGTGAGGAAGAGGCGGCGGTCATCCGCACCCTGGCCTCCTTCCCCGAGGTGGTGGAAGGGAGCGCCCAGGCCTTCGAGCCGCACCGGATCGTCTATTACCTCCTGGAGCTGGCAGGCCAGTTCCACAGTTACTACAACCGCAACCGCGTCGTCACCGAAGACCTGGAGCAGACCACTGCCCGGCTCTTTTTGCTCAAGTGCATCGCCACTACCCTGAAGAACGCCCTCGGGCTCTTGGGGGTTTCCGCCCCCGAGCGGATGTAG
- a CDS encoding septum formation initiator family protein codes for MNKRLYLIPAAVILLILFSTIFGERGLLRISALNREKQELQQRSDALTQENERLKREIEALKTDRRYLESIARKDFGLVRPNETIYQFHAVSSARRP; via the coding sequence ATGAACAAGCGGCTTTACCTCATCCCCGCAGCGGTCATCCTCCTCATCCTCTTTTCCACGATCTTCGGGGAGCGCGGACTGCTCAGAATCTCTGCGCTCAATCGCGAAAAACAGGAGTTGCAGCAGCGAAGCGATGCATTAACGCAGGAAAACGAGCGGCTCAAGCGCGAGATCGAGGCGCTGAAGACCGATCGTCGCTACCTGGAGAGCATTGCCCGCAAGGATTTCGGTCTGGTGCGGCCGAACGAGACCATCTACCAGTTCCATGCCGTTTCGTCGGCACGGAGACCATAA